In Cicer arietinum cultivar CDC Frontier isolate Library 1 chromosome 1, Cicar.CDCFrontier_v2.0, whole genome shotgun sequence, one DNA window encodes the following:
- the LOC101511158 gene encoding probable folate-biopterin transporter 7, with translation MVSSKGGSVELLRKVLGLGYWVQGLRCFPWLVVSFFLKDGLNVNPSILQILQSSANLPMVGKPIYGLVSDSVYIYGQHRVPYIALGALLQALSWLAIAISPSSISIFSISIYLLLSNLGASIAEVANDAIVAEMGKPPPSSKKHSKPSSSGSLQSFVWIASSVGGVLGNLLGGIFIGRLSSQSMFMFFSLLVTLQFFITVSVSESSLKLPKNPSLGIRKQLSELSAALRKPEIAYSISWFALSYAAIPALTGTMFFYQTQYLKIDSSVLGISKVFGQATMLLWGVIYNRYLKSVSPRKLISAIQATMAFLMISDFLFVRGFYRQIGMPDTLYVVIFSGFLEVLFFFKILPFTVLIAQLCPQGCEGSIMAFLMSAVALAFIVSGYLGVALASYIKITGSDFSGFPLGLLIQAACTLLPIFWSSCIPEYVKTKDNRKD, from the exons ATGGTGTCTTCGAAGGGTGGTAGTGTTGAATTGTTGAGAAAAGTGTTGGGTTTGGGTTATTGGGTACAAGGATTGAGATGTTTTCCATGGTTAGTTGTGAGTTTCTTTCTTAAAGATGGTCTTAATGTGAATCCTTCTATTCTTCAAATTCTTCAGAGTTCAGCCAATCTTCCTATGGTTGGAAAACCCATTTATGGTCTTGTTTCAGATTCTGTTTACATCTATGGTCAGCATCGTGTTCCTTACATCGCTCTTGGAG CTTTGTTGCAGGCATTATCATGGTTAGCAATAGCAATATCTCCATCAAGCATATCTATTTTCTCTATCTCAATATACCTCCTCCTTAGTAATCTTGGCGCTTCAATAGCCGAGGTAGCAAACGATGCCATCGTTGCAGAGATGGGCAAACCACCTCCTTCTTCAAAAAAGCACTCTAAACCATCTTCCTCCGGCAGCCTCCAATCATTTGTTTGGATAGCTTCCTCTGTAGGAGGAGTCCTCGGCAACCTTCTTGGCGGCATTTTCATCGGCCGGCTCTCCTCACAATCCATGTTTATGTTTTTTAGTCTTCTCGTCACTCTCCAATTCTTCATAACTGTTTCGGTTAGCGAGAGCTCTCTCAAACTTCCAAAGAATCCGTCCCTCGGGATAAGGAAACAACTTTCAGAACTATCAGCCGCGCTAAGAAAACCCGAAATTGCTTATTCAATCTCATGGTTTGCATTATCTTACGCCGCTATTCCCGCACTTACTGGAACCATGTTCTTTTACCAGACGCAATACTTGAAAATCGACTCGTCGGTATTAGGTATCTCCAAGGTGTTTGGTCAAGCAACAATGCTTCTATGGGGTGTTATATACAATCGATACCTGAAATCTGTCTCGCCAAGAAAACTTATATCAGCCATTCAAGCAACGATGGCATTCTTAATGATTTCAGATTTCTTGTTCGTGCGCGGTTTCTACAGACAAATCGGCATGCCAGACACACTCTATGTTGTGATTTTCTCAGGATTCTTGGAGGTTCTATTCTTCTTTAAGATTCTACCATTCACCGTGTTAATAGCACAGCTATGTCCACAAGGTTGTGAAGGTTCAATAATGGCATTTCTTATGTCTGCTGTTGCATTGGCATTCATTGTGAGTGGATACCTTGGTGTTGCACTTGCTTCATATATCAAGATAACAGGAAGTGATTTTTCAGGATTTCCACTTGGACTTTTGATACAAGCTGCATGCACTTTGTTGCCAATATTTTGGTCATCATGCATACCTGAATATGTAAAAACAAAGGACAATCGTAAAGACTAA